In Symmachiella dynata, the following are encoded in one genomic region:
- a CDS encoding AMP-binding protein: MTAAASPPWVDGLTIGEMLRETARQSPDADALVFPQLDRRWSYAQLDADVDRVARGLLALGVDLGSHVAVWATNWPQWVLLQFATARIGAVLVTINPAYRAFELQYVLKQADIDTLFLLDKFRGSDYRAMLNEAAPELAGCDPQNVQLKDFPKLRHVIAIQGEPTVGMSSWESFLKGADAVSDTELSQRESHLNHADAINIQYTSGTTGFPKGATLTHRNLLLNAYYIGQCQQLTAADRICIPVPFYHCFGCVLGVLGAAVRGAAMIIPAEHFDAEATLAAIATERATSIYGVPTMFIAQLDHPTRSTLDFSSLRTGIMAGSPCPIEVMQRVVDDLGAREITIAYGLTEASPVITQTRTDDPLELRVKTVGRPLPDVEVKIVDPATGEELGDEQQGELCARGHLVMLGYYQMPDATAAAIDDDGWLHSGDLAVRLPNGYYRITGRIKDMVCRGGENIYPREIEEFLYTHPAVGDVAVVGVPDAKYVEELAVWIRLKPDATLTEQDVQQFCRSSLAHYKVPRYVKFVTEFPQTVTGKIQKFKIRETMIAELGLDESETA; the protein is encoded by the coding sequence ATGACGGCCGCCGCTTCTCCCCCCTGGGTCGACGGACTGACGATTGGTGAGATGCTCCGCGAAACCGCGCGGCAATCTCCTGATGCCGACGCGCTCGTCTTTCCACAACTCGACCGTCGCTGGAGTTACGCCCAACTCGACGCCGACGTCGATCGCGTCGCCCGTGGTTTGCTGGCGCTGGGTGTCGATCTGGGAAGCCATGTCGCCGTCTGGGCGACCAATTGGCCACAATGGGTTTTACTGCAATTCGCCACCGCACGGATCGGCGCCGTATTGGTCACGATCAACCCCGCCTACCGCGCCTTTGAACTGCAGTACGTCCTCAAACAGGCCGACATCGATACGCTGTTTTTATTAGACAAATTTCGAGGTTCCGATTACCGCGCCATGCTGAATGAAGCGGCACCCGAACTGGCTGGCTGCGATCCGCAAAACGTGCAACTCAAAGACTTCCCCAAACTGCGGCACGTCATTGCCATCCAGGGCGAGCCAACTGTCGGCATGTCGAGTTGGGAGTCATTTCTCAAAGGGGCCGACGCGGTCTCAGACACCGAACTTTCCCAGCGAGAAAGCCATCTAAACCACGCAGACGCAATCAATATCCAATACACCTCCGGCACGACCGGTTTCCCCAAAGGGGCGACACTCACCCACCGCAATTTGTTGCTCAATGCCTACTACATCGGCCAGTGCCAACAACTAACTGCTGCCGACCGCATTTGTATTCCTGTACCCTTTTATCACTGCTTTGGCTGCGTGCTGGGCGTGCTGGGCGCCGCTGTGCGGGGAGCGGCGATGATCATCCCGGCCGAGCATTTTGATGCCGAAGCAACGCTCGCCGCAATTGCCACCGAACGGGCGACGTCAATCTATGGCGTGCCGACGATGTTCATTGCCCAATTGGATCACCCCACACGTTCGACACTCGATTTCAGTTCCCTACGGACCGGGATCATGGCGGGCAGTCCTTGCCCGATTGAGGTGATGCAGCGGGTTGTCGACGACTTGGGAGCCCGCGAAATTACGATCGCCTATGGACTGACCGAAGCCTCGCCGGTGATCACGCAAACCCGCACGGATGACCCCTTGGAATTACGCGTCAAAACCGTCGGCCGGCCGCTGCCTGATGTGGAGGTCAAAATCGTCGACCCGGCCACCGGCGAGGAATTGGGCGACGAACAACAGGGAGAACTCTGCGCACGCGGACACCTCGTCATGCTCGGCTATTATCAAATGCCCGATGCAACTGCGGCCGCCATCGACGATGATGGTTGGCTACACAGCGGCGACCTCGCCGTGCGGTTACCCAACGGCTATTACCGCATCACCGGCCGCATCAAGGACATGGTTTGTCGCGGCGGCGAGAATATCTATCCCCGCGAAATCGAGGAGTTCTTATACACCCACCCCGCTGTGGGAGACGTCGCCGTCGTCGGTGTGCCCGACGCAAAATACGTCGAAGAACTCGCTGTCTGGATCCGCCTCAAACCCGACGCAACATTGACCGAACAAGACGTACAACAATTCTGCCGCAGTAGCCTGGCGCACTATAAGGTGCCACGCTACGTCAAATTCGTCACAGAATTCCCGCAAACAGTGACCGGAAAAATCCAAAAATTCAAAATCCGCGAAACGATGATCGCCGAGTTGGGACTCGATGAGTCTGAAACAGCGTGA
- a CDS encoding MBL fold metallo-hydrolase — translation MILGDFQLTTISGGVFRIDAGTMFGVVPKVLWQRVVDVDANNLMTSATNCVLIETGEKTILIETGYGSKFSEKKRRIHGAEPGDPLVENLAAHGIGVEQVDMVILSHLHFDHAGGATQLDDQGNPRPTFPNATYVAQRLEWVNATANFPELQGAYPQDNLLPLAAAGQLQLIDGDVEIVPGIRAEVNGGHTAGHQSLFIESGGETAVFIGDICPMAAHLPPLWCMAYDVDLLQTRRAKPQLLGRIAEHGWWALFDHDPEIAAARLQRDAKRGFAVAEALPQL, via the coding sequence ATGATCCTCGGCGACTTTCAACTCACCACAATCTCCGGCGGCGTTTTTCGTATTGATGCGGGGACGATGTTTGGTGTTGTGCCTAAGGTCCTTTGGCAACGCGTGGTCGATGTCGACGCGAATAACCTGATGACTTCAGCGACGAATTGCGTGCTGATCGAAACTGGTGAAAAGACAATCCTCATCGAAACCGGTTATGGGTCCAAGTTTTCGGAAAAGAAGCGGCGGATCCATGGGGCTGAGCCGGGGGATCCGTTGGTTGAAAATTTGGCTGCTCACGGCATCGGCGTCGAGCAAGTCGACATGGTGATCCTTTCGCATCTGCATTTCGACCATGCCGGGGGAGCGACGCAATTGGACGATCAGGGAAATCCGCGCCCGACATTCCCCAATGCAACCTATGTCGCCCAGCGTTTGGAGTGGGTAAACGCCACGGCAAATTTCCCCGAACTGCAAGGCGCGTATCCGCAGGACAATTTGTTACCCCTTGCCGCAGCGGGACAGTTACAGTTGATTGACGGTGACGTGGAGATCGTGCCGGGGATCCGCGCCGAGGTCAACGGCGGCCATACTGCCGGGCATCAGTCGCTGTTCATTGAAAGTGGCGGAGAAACCGCCGTGTTCATCGGCGACATCTGTCCCATGGCGGCGCACCTGCCGCCGCTGTGGTGCATGGCCTATGACGTCGACCTGCTACAAACACGCCGCGCCAAGCCGCAGCTATTGGGCCGCATCGCTGAGCACGGTTGGTGGGCGCTGTTCGATCACGACCCCGAAATCGCCGCTGCCCGTTTGCAGCGCGATGCCAAACGGGGATTCGCCGTCGCTGAAGCATTGCCGCAACTCTAA
- a CDS encoding amidohydrolase family protein: MNYIDAHSHIWTPDTAHYPLAAGFRRANMQPPSFTVEELQAQMKPAGVNRVVLIQMSFYGYDNDYMLDTIERFPDQFVGVAVIDQNAQDPEIRMGRLQKQGVTGFRIYPKDQPVERWLDNEGLRKMFAFGAKRNLNMCCLIDTDALPSLDKTCREFPDTPVVIDHLCRIGTDGKIREAEVRALCDMAVHKNVTVKVSAFYALGKKTPPYKDLGPMIRQVYDAYGPERLMWATDCPFQVVDHTYLQSIELIEKQLNFLTADDREWILRKTAERVFFRS; this comes from the coding sequence ATGAACTACATCGATGCCCATTCGCATATTTGGACACCCGATACCGCACACTATCCGTTGGCGGCCGGGTTCCGGCGGGCGAACATGCAGCCTCCCAGTTTTACGGTTGAAGAGTTACAGGCGCAGATGAAGCCCGCCGGGGTTAATCGCGTGGTGTTGATTCAAATGTCGTTTTACGGTTACGACAACGACTACATGCTGGACACGATCGAACGGTTTCCCGATCAGTTTGTGGGCGTCGCGGTCATTGACCAAAACGCCCAGGATCCGGAAATCCGGATGGGCCGACTGCAAAAACAGGGCGTGACCGGTTTTCGCATCTATCCCAAGGACCAACCGGTCGAGCGGTGGTTGGACAACGAGGGACTGCGGAAGATGTTCGCTTTTGGCGCGAAGCGAAATCTGAATATGTGCTGTCTGATCGATACGGATGCGTTACCTTCGCTGGACAAAACTTGCCGGGAATTTCCCGATACGCCGGTGGTCATCGACCATCTCTGCCGCATCGGCACCGATGGCAAAATTCGCGAAGCCGAGGTGCGCGCCCTGTGCGACATGGCTGTTCACAAAAACGTGACGGTCAAGGTTTCCGCGTTTTACGCCTTGGGCAAGAAAACGCCACCTTATAAGGATCTCGGTCCGATGATTCGGCAGGTGTACGATGCGTATGGGCCAGAGCGGTTGATGTGGGCTACCGATTGTCCGTTTCAAGTGGTCGACCATACGTACCTGCAATCGATCGAGTTGATCGAAAAACAGCTCAATTTCCTCACAGCCGATGACCGCGAATGGATTCTCCGCAAAACGGCCGAACGGGTCTTTTTCCGGAGTTAA
- a CDS encoding sodium:solute symporter family transporter, producing the protein MSDGLNITPVLAAGSNAALYTFLAYTLAVFGLAAMSNQLLKSKSFMSEYFLGSRSLGVWAFALTFAATSASGGSFTGFPSKIYSHGWTLALWIGSYMVVPICAMGLLGKRINQVARISGSITVPDVLRDRFHSAAFGILATLLIVFFMTFNLVAQFKAGATILTTLLSDVELYHNATASVNAMTAGVPFLAAVDPGYLICLFAFGVAVIIYTTYGGFHAVVWTDVMQGVVMVIGVMIMLPLAIWQAGGMQHATEEMAKMTPPRIGTVTLQLSEPQQDSFVLQAQTWLKAPGEDQQERLFRVSKNTSIPPGGTQVQEVDVVEITTPEEIARISGQLERDPVTDQLPVEYQLADIEVSEYEFGAGKRGVYVVGPGPHKSNSNGFLPLSLAISFFFMWAISGAGQPSSMVRLMAFNSSTTLRRSIFTVTLYFSFIYFPLVVIFCCARILLPGMDSTTDRIMPEMAILLTKNVGMLWLAGLLVAAPFAAVMSTVDSFLLMISSAVVRDIYQRNINPKASEKTVKLLSYACTFVVGSGAMLGALNPPQYLQDIIVYTGGGLAACFLGPMVFTLYWPRANAPGVISGMLAGFVAHLSMYVAGIFMFEDFFQNVRPYQLFDFDPVVIGLFVSFIAVYVVTLMTPPPPAELVDRYFRKKYLHNTSAEE; encoded by the coding sequence ATGAGCGACGGACTAAATATCACACCGGTTTTAGCAGCCGGTTCCAATGCAGCCCTGTACACGTTTCTGGCCTATACGCTGGCCGTGTTCGGGTTGGCGGCAATGTCGAACCAACTGCTCAAATCCAAAAGCTTTATGAGCGAATACTTCTTGGGGAGTCGTAGTTTGGGCGTGTGGGCATTTGCCTTAACGTTTGCTGCAACGAGTGCCTCGGGGGGAAGTTTCACCGGTTTTCCATCAAAGATTTATTCCCACGGGTGGACGTTGGCGCTGTGGATCGGCAGTTACATGGTCGTGCCGATTTGTGCCATGGGGTTGTTGGGCAAGCGGATCAACCAAGTCGCCCGCATCTCCGGTTCGATTACGGTACCCGATGTATTACGCGATCGTTTTCACAGCGCGGCGTTTGGGATTTTAGCCACGCTGCTTATCGTGTTTTTCATGACCTTCAACCTGGTGGCGCAATTCAAAGCCGGGGCGACGATTCTGACGACGTTGTTGAGCGATGTCGAACTTTATCACAACGCGACTGCCAGTGTGAATGCGATGACAGCTGGTGTGCCGTTTTTGGCTGCTGTAGATCCTGGCTATCTGATTTGCTTGTTCGCATTCGGGGTCGCCGTGATTATCTACACGACCTATGGCGGATTTCACGCGGTGGTCTGGACCGATGTAATGCAAGGGGTCGTGATGGTCATCGGGGTGATGATTATGCTGCCCTTGGCCATTTGGCAAGCGGGCGGCATGCAGCATGCCACCGAGGAAATGGCAAAAATGACGCCTCCCCGGATTGGGACGGTGACATTGCAACTCTCTGAGCCACAACAGGACAGTTTCGTACTGCAGGCACAAACTTGGCTGAAGGCTCCGGGTGAAGATCAGCAAGAGCGGTTATTTCGCGTTTCTAAAAACACCTCGATTCCACCAGGGGGAACCCAGGTGCAGGAAGTGGATGTCGTCGAGATCACCACACCCGAGGAAATCGCCCGTATCAGCGGCCAATTGGAACGCGATCCCGTCACCGATCAGTTACCGGTGGAATACCAACTGGCGGACATTGAGGTCAGCGAATACGAATTTGGAGCTGGGAAGCGGGGCGTGTATGTCGTCGGTCCCGGTCCGCACAAAAGCAACTCAAACGGATTTTTGCCCCTTTCACTGGCAATTTCGTTTTTCTTTATGTGGGCAATCTCCGGTGCCGGACAACCCAGTAGCATGGTCCGGTTGATGGCGTTTAACAGTTCGACAACGCTGCGACGGTCGATCTTTACAGTCACGTTGTATTTTTCGTTCATCTATTTCCCACTGGTGGTGATCTTCTGCTGTGCACGGATTTTGCTTCCCGGTATGGACTCGACGACCGATCGCATCATGCCCGAGATGGCGATTCTGTTGACGAAAAATGTGGGAATGTTGTGGTTGGCGGGACTGCTGGTGGCAGCACCCTTTGCAGCTGTCATGTCGACCGTGGACAGCTTTTTGTTGATGATTTCCTCCGCCGTGGTGCGCGACATCTATCAGCGGAACATCAATCCCAAGGCGTCGGAAAAGACGGTCAAACTGCTGAGTTATGCCTGCACGTTTGTCGTGGGATCGGGGGCCATGCTCGGCGCGCTGAATCCACCGCAGTATCTGCAGGACATCATTGTTTACACCGGCGGCGGACTGGCAGCCTGCTTTTTGGGGCCGATGGTGTTCACCCTGTATTGGCCGCGGGCCAACGCACCTGGGGTGATCTCGGGAATGCTGGCGGGCTTTGTGGCCCACTTGTCGATGTATGTGGCGGGCATCTTCATGTTTGAAGATTTCTTCCAGAACGTCCGCCCTTATCAACTCTTCGATTTCGACCCGGTGGTGATTGGGCTGTTCGTTTCGTTCATTGCGGTCTATGTCGTGACCCTGATGACGCCCCCACCGCCGGCGGAGTTGGTTGATCGCTATTTCCGCAAAAAATATCTCCACAACACGAGTGCTGAAGAATAG
- a CDS encoding DUF997 family protein, translating to MNAVSREPARDDQPYDPVFLNARREAWIIFGVWVACLAWSVPYCYLYGYPPSDEEFNPETFSTYMGVPSWVCWGILVPWLLSNVFTIWFCFFYMKDDDLGVANEGSDLAEEISEMEAEQKGANA from the coding sequence ATGAATGCAGTCTCCCGCGAGCCAGCTCGCGATGATCAACCGTATGACCCGGTCTTTCTCAATGCCCGCCGCGAGGCATGGATCATATTTGGTGTCTGGGTCGCTTGCTTAGCTTGGTCCGTTCCCTACTGCTACCTCTATGGGTATCCGCCGAGTGACGAGGAATTCAATCCGGAGACCTTCTCGACCTACATGGGTGTTCCCAGCTGGGTCTGCTGGGGAATCTTAGTTCCTTGGCTGCTCTCGAATGTGTTTACGATTTGGTTCTGCTTCTTTTACATGAAGGACGACGACCTCGGTGTCGCAAACGAAGGAAGTGACCTCGCTGAGGAAATCTCCGAAATGGAAGCGGAACAAAAGGGAGCAAACGCATGA
- a CDS encoding sigma-70 family RNA polymerase sigma factor: MNCNLSQFHAPRPDSKCLELLQSTAPASHPDCAAIYQKISGIKIEFVACEMFSVPAAQEKILAPAPLAQDTAHERFLNESVKKPPSGIPPYLASLYETPLLTPEQEFHLFRKMNFYNFRAAELRDSVEAAPATATYRQLDTIEGLLQQAHAIRNQIVQANLRLVVSIARRFVDAANSFEDLVSEGNVPLIRAVEIFDYTRGYRFSTYATWAIRNSFVRLTPRSRRRSARYLTGTQELFDEFSDAGISPTEYEREHRQMTTLVSSMLASLDNRERSIVMSRFGLDGSGTKKKFREISSQLEISTERVRQIVARALAKLRTTLAESGNDCFDLH, encoded by the coding sequence ATGAATTGCAATCTTTCACAGTTTCATGCGCCCCGTCCGGATTCAAAGTGCCTGGAATTACTCCAGAGCACCGCACCAGCCTCGCACCCGGATTGTGCTGCGATCTACCAAAAAATTTCAGGCATCAAGATCGAATTTGTTGCCTGCGAAATGTTTTCCGTTCCCGCCGCCCAGGAAAAAATTCTAGCGCCGGCCCCACTTGCCCAGGACACGGCCCATGAACGATTCCTGAACGAATCGGTCAAGAAACCCCCGTCCGGCATCCCTCCCTATCTGGCGAGTCTCTACGAGACACCGCTACTGACTCCGGAACAGGAATTCCACCTGTTTCGGAAGATGAATTTCTATAACTTCCGGGCCGCCGAGTTGCGTGACTCCGTCGAAGCCGCACCCGCCACTGCCACTTACCGGCAACTCGATACCATCGAAGGGCTACTGCAGCAGGCACACGCGATTCGCAATCAAATTGTGCAAGCCAACCTTAGATTGGTGGTTTCGATCGCCCGCCGTTTTGTCGATGCGGCCAATTCGTTCGAAGATCTCGTCAGCGAAGGAAACGTGCCTTTGATTCGCGCCGTCGAAATCTTTGACTACACGCGCGGCTACCGCTTCAGCACCTATGCCACTTGGGCGATTCGTAACAGTTTCGTACGGCTCACGCCGCGCAGTCGGCGGCGTTCGGCGCGGTATCTCACCGGGACCCAAGAGTTATTCGACGAATTCTCCGACGCAGGCATCAGCCCGACCGAATACGAACGCGAGCACCGTCAAATGACCACACTGGTCTCCAGCATGCTAGCCAGTCTCGACAACCGCGAACGTTCGATCGTCATGTCCCGTTTCGGCCTCGATGGATCGGGAACCAAAAAGAAGTTCCGCGAAATCTCCAGCCAATTGGAAATCAGCACCGAGCGGGTCCGCCAGATCGTCGCCCGCGCCTTGGCTAAACTCCGCACGACCCTCGCCGAATCCGGCAACGACTGCTTCGATCTCCACTAG
- a CDS encoding FG-GAP-like repeat-containing protein: protein MRGNLAVQTGNIQTAARCYYEALRLDPNHRQANYLLGQTLTSLDRASEAAPFFKRAELVQQLEQVLFEIYHAADRTADPELLRRAAELSTAVGRYWEAYEWANHAVAAGAPLSWATPFLEETEVALNTIPPRTHRPATPVSDINLSEYPLPQSDATNPTEDRRPSLANSTATITFADVTSAAGIHFTYFNGGNAAQETKKMYEFTGGGIAVLDYDNDGWPDIYFTQGCTWPPVAGQTEYLDRLYRNRGDGTFEDVTAAAGIVEDRFSQGVTAGDYNNDGYTDLYVANIGRNRLYKNNGNGTFSEVDDSIVTQDEAWTTSCAIADFNGDGHPDIYAVNYLTAADIYDVECEFPSGYRGLCPPQRFEGQQDRLFLGTGDGQFRDATDETGIGVPNGKGLGLLVADFTGNQRLDIFVANDGVANFFFRNTTPTDSQKLHFTEQGLASGTALNFEGVAEAGMGIACGDVNGDGQLDLFVTNYYQESNTLYLGRGAGFFEDATRRAGLHIVSLPFLGFGTQFLDADLDGDLDLVIANGHVDNPPGDPKPYHMRPQLFRNDGAGRFQESAAENLGPYFQAAHLGRALAKIDFDGDGLEDILISHLDAPVVLLKNTTQRPGNSLRLRLRATGSPVDALGATVMVTAGKKTWQRQLTAGDGYQASNERQLVFGLGRHSTIDRLQIHWPSGHEQVFTDIAVGQTLEITEGEAPQPIARKRPAVETAK, encoded by the coding sequence GTGCGAGGAAATCTCGCCGTACAAACCGGCAACATACAAACGGCTGCCCGTTGTTACTACGAAGCGCTGCGCCTGGATCCGAATCATCGTCAGGCAAACTACCTGCTGGGCCAAACATTGACCTCCTTGGACCGCGCCTCCGAGGCAGCACCGTTTTTTAAACGCGCCGAACTGGTGCAACAATTGGAACAGGTATTGTTTGAGATCTACCACGCAGCCGACCGCACCGCCGATCCGGAACTGTTGCGCCGTGCGGCCGAACTCAGCACAGCGGTCGGCCGTTATTGGGAAGCGTACGAATGGGCGAACCATGCCGTGGCTGCCGGTGCCCCGTTGTCGTGGGCGACTCCTTTTTTGGAGGAGACTGAAGTCGCGTTGAATACGATTCCCCCCCGAACCCATCGCCCAGCGACACCGGTTTCTGATATCAATCTGTCGGAATACCCGTTGCCCCAGAGCGATGCGACGAACCCCACCGAGGATCGCCGCCCGTCGCTGGCCAACAGTACCGCCACGATCACTTTCGCCGATGTCACCTCAGCAGCCGGCATCCACTTCACGTATTTCAACGGAGGGAACGCCGCTCAAGAAACGAAAAAGATGTACGAATTCACCGGCGGCGGCATCGCCGTGTTGGATTACGATAACGATGGCTGGCCCGACATCTATTTCACACAAGGCTGCACCTGGCCGCCGGTTGCCGGCCAAACCGAATATCTCGACCGCCTGTATCGCAATCGCGGCGACGGCACGTTTGAGGATGTCACCGCTGCTGCCGGGATCGTCGAAGACCGTTTTAGCCAAGGCGTCACCGCGGGCGATTACAACAACGACGGCTACACCGATCTCTACGTTGCCAACATCGGCCGCAACCGTCTCTATAAAAACAATGGCAACGGCACGTTCAGCGAGGTCGACGACTCAATCGTTACCCAGGACGAGGCCTGGACCACTAGTTGCGCAATCGCCGATTTCAACGGCGACGGCCACCCAGACATCTATGCCGTCAACTACCTCACCGCTGCGGACATCTACGACGTGGAATGCGAGTTCCCCTCCGGCTATCGCGGACTATGTCCGCCACAACGATTCGAGGGACAACAAGACCGTCTGTTCCTCGGCACCGGCGACGGGCAGTTTCGCGACGCCACCGACGAGACTGGTATTGGTGTCCCCAACGGAAAAGGTCTGGGGCTATTGGTCGCTGATTTTACCGGGAACCAACGACTGGACATCTTCGTCGCCAATGACGGCGTCGCCAATTTCTTTTTTCGCAACACCACCCCCACCGACAGCCAGAAATTACACTTCACCGAACAAGGACTCGCCTCGGGGACTGCTTTGAATTTCGAGGGGGTTGCCGAAGCTGGTATGGGCATTGCCTGCGGAGATGTGAATGGCGACGGGCAGCTCGACTTGTTTGTCACCAACTATTATCAGGAATCCAACACGCTGTATCTGGGTCGCGGCGCCGGATTTTTTGAGGATGCTACCCGCCGCGCCGGCTTGCATATTGTGAGCTTGCCGTTTCTGGGATTCGGTACGCAGTTTCTCGATGCCGACCTGGATGGTGACTTGGATTTAGTGATCGCCAACGGCCATGTCGACAATCCCCCCGGCGACCCCAAACCGTATCACATGCGTCCGCAACTCTTCCGTAACGACGGCGCAGGCCGGTTCCAGGAATCGGCAGCGGAAAACCTCGGCCCCTACTTTCAAGCCGCACATCTCGGTCGCGCTCTGGCTAAGATTGATTTCGACGGCGATGGCCTGGAGGACATCCTCATCTCTCATCTCGACGCACCGGTCGTGCTGCTTAAAAACACAACCCAGCGTCCCGGCAACTCCCTCCGCCTCCGCCTCCGTGCGACCGGGTCCCCCGTCGACGCCTTGGGGGCAACCGTCATGGTGACCGCGGGTAAAAAAACTTGGCAACGACAACTCACCGCTGGCGATGGATACCAAGCCAGCAACGAACGGCAACTCGTTTTCGGCCTGGGCCGGCACTCGACCATTGATCGCTTACAAATCCACTGGCCCTCCGGCCATGAACAAGTCTTCACGGACATCGCTGTTGGTCAAACATTAGAAATCACTGAAGGCGAAGCTCCCCAACCGATCGCGCGAAAACGTCCCGCGGTTGAAACGGCCAAGTGA
- a CDS encoding HU family DNA-binding protein, whose product MAKKAATLKPLTKTEILASLAESTGLTKKEVGSVLEELGSLIGSSLGKKGPGVFNVPGLMKVKVVRKPATKEREGINPFTKEPQIFKAKPARNVVKILPLKGLKDMV is encoded by the coding sequence ATGGCGAAGAAAGCAGCAACCCTGAAGCCGTTGACCAAGACCGAGATCCTCGCTTCCTTGGCAGAATCAACCGGCTTGACGAAGAAGGAAGTCGGCAGCGTTCTTGAGGAACTTGGCAGTCTGATCGGTTCGAGCCTTGGCAAAAAAGGCCCGGGCGTGTTCAACGTTCCCGGCTTGATGAAGGTCAAGGTTGTCCGCAAACCGGCCACCAAAGAACGCGAAGGCATCAACCCCTTCACCAAAGAACCACAAATCTTCAAAGCCAAACCAGCACGCAACGTCGTCAAGATTTTGCCGCTCAAGGGATTGAAGGACATGGTCTAA
- a CDS encoding alkaline phosphatase family protein, protein MPKPLVVINVVGLTHEHLGPHTPNITALAAEGFAQPMGTVLPAVTCSAQTTLLTGLLPREHGIVGNGWYFRDLSEVWLWRQSNRLVHGERIYEAGLRRDPAYSTAIMFWWYNMYARANWSMTPRPSYPADGRKVFDSYSQPPELRDRLQEKFGVFPLLRFWGAGADITSSRWIAEASVEVMTTHSPSLTLVYLPHLDYNLQRLGPDDPAIAEDLKLVDAEAGKVIDAARARGAEVVVLSEYAITSAQKPVHINRVLRDSGYLQIRMEPLGWETLDCGASRAFAVADHQIAHVYVERPEDIPTVKSLLRTTDGIELVLDREEQAEFGIDNARSGELVAVAAPQAWFTYYFWLDDELAPDYARTVDIHRKPGYDPVELFLDPKLLAPKLRIASRLLKKMLGFRYYMDVVGLDASIVRGTHGRLPTPGREAAEAPVFISSSKAIERSDIPMTAVKQMLLDLQFK, encoded by the coding sequence ATGCCCAAGCCGCTGGTGGTCATTAATGTCGTCGGACTGACGCATGAACACCTCGGTCCGCACACTCCCAACATCACAGCGCTCGCTGCCGAGGGATTTGCCCAACCCATGGGGACGGTCCTCCCCGCCGTCACGTGTTCCGCGCAAACCACGTTGCTCACCGGGCTATTGCCCCGCGAGCATGGGATTGTCGGCAACGGCTGGTATTTTCGCGACCTCTCCGAAGTCTGGTTGTGGCGGCAGTCGAATCGTTTGGTGCATGGTGAGCGGATCTACGAAGCAGGCCTCCGCCGCGATCCCGCCTATTCGACCGCCATCATGTTTTGGTGGTACAACATGTACGCGCGGGCCAATTGGTCCATGACGCCCCGTCCCAGTTATCCGGCGGATGGCCGCAAGGTCTTCGACTCGTATAGCCAGCCGCCGGAGTTGCGCGACCGTCTGCAAGAAAAGTTCGGCGTGTTTCCCCTGTTGCGTTTTTGGGGAGCGGGGGCCGACATCACCAGTTCGCGCTGGATCGCCGAGGCCTCCGTCGAGGTGATGACCACACACAGCCCATCACTCACGTTAGTTTATCTACCGCATCTGGATTACAACCTGCAGCGACTGGGACCGGACGACCCCGCTATCGCTGAAGATTTGAAACTGGTGGATGCCGAAGCGGGCAAGGTGATCGACGCGGCCCGCGCCCGCGGCGCGGAGGTCGTGGTCCTTTCGGAATATGCGATTACATCAGCACAAAAACCGGTCCATATCAATCGCGTCCTGCGCGATTCGGGGTATCTGCAAATTCGCATGGAGCCGCTTGGCTGGGAAACGTTGGACTGCGGAGCCTCCCGCGCGTTTGCCGTCGCCGATCATCAAATCGCACACGTCTATGTGGAGCGTCCCGAAGATATTCCCACCGTCAAAAGTCTGCTGCGCACGACCGACGGCATTGAACTGGTACTGGACCGGGAGGAGCAAGCAGAGTTCGGCATCGACAACGCTCGGTCGGGAGAGTTGGTAGCCGTCGCTGCGCCGCAGGCATGGTTCACCTACTACTTTTGGCTGGATGACGAGTTGGCACCTGACTACGCGCGAACGGTCGACATTCACCGCAAACCAGGCTACGACCCGGTGGAACTGTTTCTCGATCCGAAACTGCTTGCGCCCAAATTGCGCATCGCCTCCCGGCTACTCAAGAAAATGCTCGGCTTCCGTTACTACATGGATGTCGTCGGACTGGATGCAAGCATCGTCCGCGGCACGCATGGCCGACTCCCCACGCCTGGACGCGAAGCTGCCGAAGCTCCCGTCTTTATCAGTTCGTCCAAAGCAATTGAACGCAGCGATATCCCCATGACAGCTGTGAAGCAGATGCTGCTCGACCTGCAATTCAAATAG